The DNA region ttgccATATCAGGTTTTAATAGGATGTTCCTAACTCAcatacaaattaaaaatatttcaggaatatttaagaaatataaggtatatatgtatataagaaagtatttaaatattttcaacggCTGATATCGCCCCTTTAACTTTACCTTACAAAactgtatttttattataaatatggaAATGCGCATGAGTTAATTAAATTTAGTATCGTATATGAAGGGAATGGGGGAGAGACTGCAGTCGTTATTGTAGTTATAAAATAATACTTTATTTACAACATTTTACAAAGCTGTATTGACATCGATGTTTGAGGACTGTTCACAATTATAATCGTATCGAGATACATACTAAGTATATCGCAattgtaaattattttcttctttggcCCTTTGTTATAATGTATTAATGGACGGCACAAAATGACTACTGTAAACTTCGCGACATTCCTGACTAGTTACGTCCTTATCGAGATTTTATAAAcgtaaattaaaattaagtaCAACGCATCATTTAAATATGTGTAATCATTTCGTTAAATGGAAACATCTCGCACGATTCTTCTTTCAAACTTAACACAAAGCACCTAATAACTATTCAGAGTATTAATAAGTTAATCATTAATATTAGTATTAATGGCACGATCCTTTTACATTTCTACTATCACTTATTGATTCGAGTATTCTATTAAATAAATCTCCGTTAAGTAGTATTACATAAAGATTGAAAGTACCATGCAATATCGTATAGTATTGGTAAATAGGATAAGAAAATTCGcgcttatttaaaagtaatttaacgCTCTACCTAAACTAGACTTAATATTATCGAGAGTCCTTAATCTTTGGATCGTATATCGTGGAAAAACGATTGACACTTTTAATAGTAACGACTACAAATTTACACATGATCCATTTTCATTTCAACTCACATACGCATACACTATACTTGACTATACACACGATACAAATATACAAACACTAAATATAAAACGACACTTTAGCATAatagaattaaaataattttcagtGCATAATTTTAATTCACATTTTGAAATTCATTGCTTCATCAGCtttgttataactagacagcggattttacttTAAGACAGTcatttaagacagtaaaaatattagaagaatttagaaatgctaccatattatattttcaacctattaaacatgttaagatagaaaataaatttctatttcaactccAGTTTAAATTTaggtttaaaatttttattttgcataatgatccgctgtctagctatatatgtataacctacaataaatatttctatcGATTATTctacattaaatataatattacaaaAGTAAATGCTGCCATAAATATTCGTCGATGACCCTATCCTAAATGATATTACGAAAGTAAATTAAATTTGTGGGTACACATTACGctcttataatttatacaaaattaagtaTCTACTCTTTGTTTCGTCTTTGATGATTAATGATAACGAAGGATTTCAGTAATTGTTGCATAGTACGAATGTGTATGATATCATCCGCAATTTTACATGTCAATTTAGGAAAGCGAATCTGCAAGtttatttttcaagattttcattTAAGTATAATTTTCAAGTATGCACTATTAAATCGTGTGTTAGAGAACTATATATTTTTACTGCAAATGCATCGTACACATCCTTCGGCTACTAATTACTTTGCACTTAACGTAAGAGTAATTAACATGATCGAAAATTGTCTTAATAAAAATTCTAGTTAAATATGCTATTCTGTTGTAAatattcgattaaattatattgtttcatCTCAACTTATTTATGACTTACGGATCGTTTTTTCATAACTATACAATTCAGTCTACGCTCTATCTTAAATCAGTCCTAGTTCCTCCATTTTATATTATGCTGCCGTTTCAATTATGTCACGTTTCTTACAAAAGTAGAATTAATATAAACGATATAAGAAGTGCTATTTTAAAATCTATTTTCAAAATCCTTTCTTCATCATTACGTTTTTACGAATTGTGTTTATCAGTTTATTCAACAAACGTACTTTCCTGGTAGCGGCTTAAATTGATatcttaattattaattatttaaatacgtgTTACAAACTTTCACATTGAACAGGCAAGAACTAGTCAAATTTTACTAATACGTCTTGCTggcataatttttgaaaatactaAGCCCGCCAAATTCTGATATTGTATTTTCCacaaggaaaatattttttatacagaCTACAAATTATATTCGCGCCTCCTGAATATCATTATCAAATTACaacatttttttacagaaatccAGGTTCTTATATTGTGAATTTGTGGTTATAATATTCGAGTGACGTCGTCAACCATCTTTCGACAAATAAAATTCGTTTAGCGATTAATGAAATAACTGGTGTCGGTAAGAAATGCGATATTTTGAGTTCACAGAtcagtgtatgtgtgtgtgtgtgtgtttgtgacCAAGTAACCCCCTCTCTGTCAATACCGGACACACACACGACAGAGTCGAAGCGAgcgaagtagaagaagaagaagaagaaaaagaagaaggtaGAGTGAGGAACAGcaccgtagaaggggaaggtagagtgtggACAAAAGTTTTGATGTGGCGACGCTGTCGCAGATATACAGCTGAATTaatgaataattattttttcctaCCGTTACAACATTTCCTCCTCACTTTGTTATTGCCATTTTCCATCGTGCCTCTGGAGAAGATCGCACAACGCCGCGATATACGTTTGCGCCATTTGCAAGGTCTCAAATTTGCTGAGCTTGTGATCGGCTCCCAGGCTGGGGACAACTTCCCTTAGCTTGTCAAAGGCGTCGTTTAAACCATTCATACGAcgtctctctctcgcgtttGCTGCGAGGCGTCGACGCTTCAAGACGCTTGGTGACGGTGGCACATCCCTCGATCGTCGTCTTCCGCGCCGTGGACTATTCGTAGGTGATATTTGTTTCTAAAAACAGGCAACGGATTCGATTTTAACGCTAACCTACCACGCACCACTTGTCACCTTTCCTTCTTAAACACtttacaaaaaaaagaaaacataaatGAAACTATCAGATGACGTCATTGAGTGTGACTTGCTAGTTCacactgaaaattgctgttgctattaaagGTTCCAttgaaaagtgtttagccatgtaccacagatttttcacgataatgcaataatcaccggtcggtaatgcgtTAATTAGCTCCGTCAATTTTATAGAAGCGACCCACTGTGCTCCTCTCAACACTGAAGAATCGCAAAATCGCGATTGCTCGTGTTCTAGCTCACCTGCGCGGACGTAACAGGTTCCCAACAAGTCCTCCTGGGCTCGGCGATCATCTGCATCGACTCGCTCTTTTCAAGGATCTGAAATTTTTGTTCCTGCGGTGGTGTCTCGTAGCAATAAGCCGCCGGGGCGTATTCAACGGAGTTCTCTTCGTGTAGCGTCGACCTGGGTGAAACCGTGTGACTTATCGCGTGCTGCGGTTCGTACCTGTTGAAATTGAATGGGACTTTCATGAGCATCCCCGAACCGCAATACCAGCTAATATATGCCATTAGGAGCAATTCATCCTGCCTTCTCTCGTCACAAATGCAACATCCACCCGTAACGAAATTAGTGcatcgaaaaaaaaaagaacttaCGAGATAACATCACACGAAAGGCGAGAACGTGCGTTAGGCTTTGTATAACGTGGCGAATCGCGGCGAAAACGAACAGAGTCTCGATTATCGAAATTCATGCTTACCTTTGAGGCGTCATAGGTGTCAACACACCGAAAGAAGTCCTGTCGTACGAGTCTGGGGTTCTCGAATATTTCAGGGCTACGTCGTTTTCGTAGCCGATCGGGTCCGATTCTTTTCGCGGGGTGTGCTCACACTTGTGCCCGAAGCTCTCGGAGTATGGGATTTTCACGGAATCGTAGTTCGGGGAATTGTACGGCGACGGGTACAAAGAGTCGTAGGCTCTCGTGCCCGAGTAACTGGTTATCATCGCGGTGGTCACCGGGTAGTCGTGCGGGTTCGTCATCAGAGCCATAATTTGGTCACTTGCTTCGTCGGTCGTGCTTCGTCAGACGATCCTCCCCGACATCTTCGAACGCTCCCACGAAATTGTCAGTGCGAGTACATCGTCACCGGCGTTGTAAACATACAAATACAACAAGGACATACAACCGTCTGCTCTGAACATTAACTCTTGGAGATCTAGCTCTTCAATCTTGAACTCTGTAAGTTGACAACTTCGAATTCACCGTATCTTGGACATAGTAGCACAACTGTACGACACTCGATAATCACAGGTCCCGAAAGTCGGATGTTAGACTCTCATTCTGTCGTCGATCACAGAGAGCAGGAGATTCGGGTAGTCATTGAACGAGCACAACAGTTTCTAATGATTTTGGTTCACTATCACATCGATATTATGCGAAGATCATGTCATCGGTTTAGTATAACAGTGGGAACAGCAAGAAGTTCGCCGATCTTCGCGGTCTAAAGGCTGGCGTTTGAGTGTGGCGCGTGCCGTGCGTCCTTCAGCACATCAACATATGGTTCCCACTTCGTTTTATGTCCATTCTATAGGTGCACCTGGTGGCCAGTTCGTGCTCCTTCTGTAGCTACCCTCTCCTCCCCTTCGTCTAATACCACTTTACCCTGGCAGAAGCGTGCCGGGGCACACCGCCACCGACGTTTCCCACCACCGCACCAGCAGCGGCACACGCTCGCTTTTTCCTTCTTCCCTTTCCTGTCCGGCCGCGTTATCTGTTCGCGTACACAGAAGCTGGACACTTCCTGAAAGGAAGGTGTACCTGTTGATATGTAGATAACGGAGCCGCGGGAACCAGTAACTTGTTGATTTAAATTCCACCGAGGAGACGACGAGTTAATCACGAAACTCGGACGTTGTTAAGAGGCTTAAGGCGgttgactcgtttccaggattactagggtgcgggattcgccttcttcTTTTGTCGAGAATATAAacatgggggttttcagtagtcgagAACGGTAACTAAAAGATCGATCTGGGGCGCTATTTCCCTAAAAAGTCCTTTTTTCGTTTACAGggcgtaatttttattattcggcagcatgtagctatgcaaattacgcctcgtaaacgaaaaaataggacttttgaagcagatagcgccctagatcgatctttcatctagcgttttttacaattaaaaaaaCGCCGTGTTTGTTTGTTTCTACCCCCTGTtcgtttaaccccttgcactactaTTTTCCTTGTGGTTATgattatttttctaataaataaaatctgctAATGGATTTAAAGTACATCAAAAGTAGATTGAACgtcaattaataaattaccaCAACTTTGTATGGTATACATACAAACAGTGGAAACTTGTGCTtggatttataatttattattatatatatatatatatatatataatatttaatatcgtcGATTTTGTACGTCGATAATCGTACGATTTAAAATGGATTATTTTGCAATGCTGGAACATGGTTTTCTTTCATTTCCAAAATGATTGTTCATTACATAAATTGGCACAGCAGTTGTAAGTCGGACTTCTCCGCAAGACACAGTTCCATCCCTCGTTGAAATTCCGACGGACCGCTTgataaatccagtgactttAACGAGTGGATAGGATAATCTCCATGTGCGAGAGATGCGCCCGATTATACATCTCAATTTCCTTTTCTTCAGCTTTGATTACGTAGCTCTTGCATGTTGCAAttaacgtaaacaatttttatctcgtacaaaagtccgcagtctaattaccaAATTAATTGTTACCAGATTTTGTTGTACATACTAAAATTGAAACTAAAACTACGTTTCTTCACGCACAAAAGAAACGGCTGTGTTCCGCCAGTTTTGAGCAGGCGAGACCATAAAGTTTCCAAAAGTTTTTCTAACGGACGTGTTCGGCTCCAAGCTGAAAATTTAATTCCAATTACCAATTTTCCAGCCATTGTCTCGTTTACAGAGAACACACCGGCAGACTTTCTCTGTTTCGCCGGTTCGCTGCAGTGAGACGACAGATGCTATTATAATGGAAGCTACGGAATATAATAACTGCGTGTAATATGTGTATCTTATTCGACGAGTAAGAGAACAATAACAGAGGAAGTGAAAATAAAGAGGAAACGGCACACTCGCGCGTGCATCGATGTCTCTAGAcacatgtatgtatttattatgtATGCATTTTACGTTCATACAGCGACAGTTATAATTATAAAGTACATTATTGTAACGATCTCTCAACTGAAAATGTTATTGTTCTCTATgaaactgatatacactaccggTCGCGAAACCATTCCATGAATTTGTAGGCAGACACACGTACACGTCACGTTAGCGAATAACACTTTACTCACTGATAGTGTTTCTATGACTGTGATTTGCAGCTGAAAGaagtctaataatttttttacataatagcCACAAAAGTCACAAAGAGATAACTTGACAAATTCTTAATTATTTGTATTTGTCTTTTGAAATACTATTAAGTAACCGTCGGTGGGTTAACGAATAATTATAGCAATATTTATAAAAGACAGAAGGCTATTTGTttcatacagtaaggagcataactgattcaacacactctaaaccagaataacttttttatgaatggaccaaacgactaaCTTTTCTGTatggctagaagaattagtttagtaaatgacgtccatTTTTTTCTGTGCGTGTCAAAGCTTTCGGCAAAGCAGGAGAAAAATCGACAGAATACAACGGTCACAGCTCGAGGCGAATCGCCTTGAGATAATTAGAGATAGCCATCTTGCAGCGGGATCTAGGTCCGTGAGGAAGGGGCTGTTGGGCCCAGTGGGCCTATCGGGCCGACGCGGTGCGGCACGGCGCGTGCCCTGCGCCAACGAGCAACTGGGGCGCATGACGAAAGGAACTGCAAGGTGTTACCCCGCCGAGTGCAGGAGATTGCAGGATAAAGAGTACCGACTATGGGGGGAAAAAAACTGTCTCGGAAGCACTCAGACGTGAAGACACCGTCCCTCCTAGGAGACCGTTAACTTCAGGAAGATGCAATAAACTTGCTAATCAGCGATGGGAGGTGTTTCTCGAATACATCAACGGATTATTTCAATTTAAGTCTTTCTTTTATCCGTGTGGATCAAATGACATTTAAGAACATGTAATAGGTTTATTATTTGTTTCTAGaatgcgaatctttatgcaaaatgaaaattttctacatcgattgctagaaatagaaactacattGACTGTTACTTGTTAATGTTACATCGTAATGatcttaatagaggagaaattatatattgacatcttcaatttttcaaatttttcgacaacttcgattttcatatacttaattttgctataaatgcgtaaagacccgcagtctagttatttcaTACCTGTGACTGAAATGTTGTTGTAGATTTGCAAATGTGTCAATTAGGCCACTTTCTTTCTCAATTTCACAGACTTTAAAtcagaaaaacatttttatgaatggaccaaacgattttagtaaaaattaatttttagttgTAACTTTTagaacttttttagctgggctagtaacgaaaatttaaaacatgtgtttTGCAAATACGTGTGAAttatatatacgttctgaaaatttcattggaattggttgattggtttacaaattataaacgatcaaaagtggtaaaaattgcaatttttcatgattttcggtctttttaccacttttaataataatgatgataTTAAAAAGGAACTTGGCATAAATAGTTCCAATTCTTTTGTCACGAACGGTTACACCAGATTAAATAATTTCGTATTCGAATATCACAGTATAGTTTTCACAATCACCGAAGTGGTCAGCGGGAAGTAATAATTGGTTTCCTCCTGATTCCTGCCAGAAGTCGCCGAACAAATTTGATAGGTATAAATTGAGACAAAACCAATTAGCAGGCCATTCATTCCATGCCCTATGACCCTGGAAATATTATTTCTCCCTTCATCGATTGAAATTGGTTCTTGACGAATAACACCGTGCACTGTGACGAGCGTTAACAAGTTTTTATCGGCTTTCGAATGACTTCTTCAATGGGCACGGGGGACCAGAAATCAATTAAGCCCGGGTGGGGGTGGGACACGTGCCGAGTGTGATAGATCGGTGTTGCTGTTTTCTGCGTCGACAACCTATTTCTCTCGGAAAGGAATCAACCCTCAGGAACCATATGGCGCGACAGACGTATGATGCGATTCGGACAACGTGGAACATCAAATTTTCTATCTTTTGTTCATGCGACACAAGGTACAGAGAAAATTCCGAGCTATGAGAATAAGATCTGTGGATTTTAAAATACTTATACGCTCGTCGAATTGCTGTGCTTCAAACATTTGTTTGATCTCGTAAATTGTTTCTAGTTGCTAAAAGAATTGGAAGCTTAAcgtttttttaacactaaaactaccgggaacggaaaattattaaaatgttttagctgataaaaatgacaaggctctatttatttagatttagtGCAATATGcatttggataaagaaatttatcgaatcattttccatgcaagcaacgtcataatgtcaataattataaaattaagaatGCAAGACCGGTCATTTTTGACCGGCAATGGTAGCTttagtgttaaccctttgcactcggagctattttaatagCTGAACaaattgcgtggaccaccctgtacacgCACATATAATAAAAAACTTGCATCATATCCCgataaaaagtaaaaatacTGAAACATTGAGAATTGCCTTGTTTTATTGTAATCATATAAATGTTTGTTCGGCGTTACAGTGCAGGTCCGTTCACATAAATCCACTTGGTTTTGTACACGTCCTTATTCAACTAGGAAACACCGATCTcctcatttatttattgataattATGAAAAGGAGCACAGTACCATGCAGTAGGAAAACGACGTTTTCAGAACCTTGAAAAATAGTaagtataattaaatattttagcgaatattttaaccctttgcactctcggAGCtttttttaactcgaaaattaaacatttcttccgacctaaaatattgtgattttttatgaaattttaaatttgatggatatgaaattgatattataccttatgaaatacttaaatgttcagtaattgattagatacgtacacatctaataatgtaaacaatattttgcaatttttaatggcgcctcagagtcgccactcgagtgctaagggttaatttagACTTGATTAAACGATTGGACTGAATTCCGCATCATGATTCGGagtcagcgcaaaaaactctataagatccacccaacagtatattggaaacatttttagTGTTGGACAGAGTGTAATCATTATACGTAGTATTATAAAAAGAACCATATCTTACCGAACTGAAGTTCATTAAATTGAAAGTGTAGATCTTGCCTGCCGTCAGTTGTATAGGTTTTATACTTTTTGTCAACATAATATGTAGAAGTTTCCTGCCATCGATAGATAATTGATACCAGTTGCTCGCAGTTCTGCAaatacgtgtatatatatatacagggtgtcccaaaattccttcaacagccggaagtgCGGGTTTCTGAgatcatttccggctgttgaaggaattttggggcACCCTGTATTTCCATGTGAACTTCTTAAAATACTAATAGCTTAAAATACTGATCGTCTATCAGGAGATGGCAGTGATTTCGACAGTGGGGCGCAAGATGAACCTTGGGACGACACAGAAATGAATCAATatctttatttttatatcttttaCGAATTCCTTACATATGATCATAGATACGCTCAGTGTAGTCCGTAAGGTGTTGTCCTGGCAGGCTCATCTGCAGCAAGATGTTCAATAAACAACAGGTAAACGAAGCAAATCTGAAACTCTTGCTCGGAGTGCTTAAATTCACAATTGCCTAGTTGTAAAAAGAAATCAACGGGAAACACACTGTAGAGTCGctggaaatagaaatttgttaatTCAGTTCTCACGAGATGACGAGACCAACCTGAAACTGAGTGAAGCTCACGCCGACCATGTTGAATCCTAATTGGAAAAAATAAGGCACCGAACTTGTGGTCTCGAGTGTGTTAGCAAATCTTCAATATTTTCGTTTTAGTTAGAACAAGTTCGGATTGCACCGCTACAcgtatacatgtacatatataatGTGAGTTTCGATCACAAGAAAGCCGAAAGAAATCGATACTAACTTAATTATGTGTTTGTGCAACATGGCGCATGTTTTTAACGTTTCGTAGGCATCGTCTTTCTGTCTCGCCGGATATAATTCTATATCCAGACTATTGCTTTCCACGAGATGCTGTAGTCGACGTCTAAACAAATGGTAAATTTACGAGAAAATTAGATGTGTACTTtcacagttctgtttttttacGATTGTaacacagggtgtctcaaaattccttcaacaaccgaaagtgggaggttcctgagatcattcgaggcgacattttcctttgcaaaaatgacgaccgcggctttgttaaggagatattaacgaaaaaccacgactgtgccaacacgcgtctaggtcgcgctctgattggtccgtgtttttcgtttccagcagacgacgctcgcgcgtgaacactcgcgcaccgctagatcacgtatacgtacgcgaggattgcaacggtccgggattccacttctgatttctcgataatgcaaagacggggctttttagtagtcaaaatcgctagatgaaagatcaatttagggcgctgtttgcctcagaagtccttcttttacgtttccgagcaatagttttgcaatattcggctgcatgttgcccgtcggagaggctagtacgccgcacagtgggaactttcgaccaaactcgattcaaaatcaaagaactttcgatagaaatgaggtagagcgatgaaattttttttaaattaaagctgaaacttggcagaatatgggaaaaatagggagattatggtacgaacgttttttaaccttgagaaaattcgttaaactttcacaatatcaagaaaatgtggttattcttcaaaggaaaatgttgcttcaaacgatctcgggaacctcccgtttccggatgttgaaggagtTTTGAGAAACCCTGCATATTACGATTATTTACACTTCAGTTCAACATTTGCATACGAAACACAGCCCAGCGAGTTATTGCAGAATTACCCCAGAATTTCACAAAGTCCGCACTCATGGCGAATGAATTGTACTACCATAGTGTCGCAAGCCACAACGATCCCAATGAACGCCAAGGTACCAATATAGTTGTGTACCACAATAGGATAATAATATTTCTCCGTGTTCAATAAATATTCTATACGGAACATCATTTGTTGCTCGTACGTTCCATTGATGGCGTGTAATTTACTAATCGCTGTCAATACCGTTGGCAATATCATAAACGGCACCATGCATCCGTATATAGTTGCTGTTaccaacatattaaaaatattaaacaatagTTTTAATAACGGCCACGTCTAGTTTCTtggatttttcaacaattctttTACAGCATCATTTTACATGCTCATAATCATTCATTTCAAGCATATAATACTTGATCCAAGTTTGATGTTCATTCTCACttagtatgtttaaataaatcgatttttattgGCCTTCGTgggataaaattgaaatattaatcgctagactgcggatctttatgcaaaataaacttgTTTGtactgattgcaagacacaacaGCGagataaacatttctttcttcgtttaattatctaattaaactgaatcgaatacgctgatgtctttaaatctttgtaatatgtccactgctttaaatggtgcttaaagttttgtcataaatgcataaaatccgcagcctggtGATCACTGtaagaaattttaattttccagtttcagTAACTAAATTATCAGTACTAAATTATCTTGATATTGTTCACGAGTCCCACTACATACATAGCTGACTATCCGAGTCCAAGAAGTAGAGACGAAATtcacactatgcgagggaagactaTACTAGTGTAGCGTTCCGTAAATTTGCAACAACTTTACCTGCATACGTAAATGTAACTTTTCTGGCCTGTGTGCAATGCCTACGTAAAATATCATAGTCTTCTCTCGTTTTCATATAAGTCCTCCAATCATCTTGCATTATGCATAAAAGATCCTTCATCTGTGTTGAATGACGATTTCCATTGGTTTCAGATAATCGTTTAAAATGACTCACAGCGAAATACAACGAACATACCGccgtacgattaaaaaaattgatatactTCATGAGACACATGAAGCTAATGATGAGAGGAGCGAAACCTTCCGTGAACGCATCGATGTCGTCAGCGTTGTACGCAGTTATCATACCGCCCATCTGAAAAGGTAATTATTTTGTCAATTTCAGTAAGCAGTCGTAGAAATTGTAAGAACATTTTTAAGTACaagtatgtattaggttgtcccaaaagtttctttcggaatgtgttccttcaatgtagctaaataaatacgaacaatgccataatctttatgttaatgttttagtacttcctaacatgaatttgcattatgtgcatgaatcgaaaaccaaccTTTGGGACAACctgatacagtaaatcctctataaacgcagaaaggtcgtacacgataaacgcaaaaaaaaatatcccctctaCTGTAGTAATgtaatctcggctcgggtatgtcGGTGTGAATCGCTACTAATGCGATTAAAAATATAGTAAACTGATATGTAGTTACTATAATTCAGTCCTATAAATTCTGTAATGATTCAAAtattttgataatattttttgtaaatgTTCACAACAAGCGCAATGCTGTTAAAATCAATAATAGAGAGATTaacatttttaagttttaagagaatgcattttttgaaaaattacgaCTCTTTTTTTCTCAACTATTTTAGTTCTCTGGTCCTACTATTGCATACTATACAAATACTGGTAAGAATCTTTTGCTATAATGCCTCCTTTGCATTACCTGTGGCGCTATCTGTGATAAAACGTTCAAACTGGTAG from Lasioglossum baleicum chromosome 11, iyLasBale1, whole genome shotgun sequence includes:
- the LOC143213545 gene encoding uncharacterized protein LOC143213545, which produces MALMTNPHDYPVTTAMITSYSGTRAYDSLYPSPYNSPNYDSVKIPYSESFGHKCEHTPRKESDPIGYENDVALKYSRTPDSYDRTSFGVLTPMTPQRYEPQHAISHTVSPRSTLHEENSVEYAPAAYCYETPPQEQKFQILEKSESMQMIAEPRRTCWEPVTSAQKQISPTNSPRRGRRRSRDVPPSPSVLKRRRLAANARERRRMNGLNDAFDKLREVVPSLGADHKLSKFETLQMAQTYIAALCDLLQRHDGKWQ
- the LOC143213258 gene encoding uncharacterized protein LOC143213258 encodes the protein MYGAQFLNRNNQDRIKMERMESSQYECLKFNKYFLCSIGQWPFQSPLEKFLIGVVFVPMILTQTMFQMGGMITAYNADDIDAFTEGFAPLIISFMCLMKYINFFNRTAVCSLYFAVSHFKRLSETNGNRHSTQMKDLLCIMQDDWRTYMKTREDYDILRRHCTQARKVTFTYAATIYGCMVPFMILPTVLTAISKLHAINGTYEQQMMFRIEYLLNTEKYYYPIVVHNYIGTLAFIGIVVACDTMVVQFIRHECGLCEILGHLVESNSLDIELYPARQKDDAYETLKTCAMLHKHIIKFANTLETTSSVPYFFQLGFNMVGVSFTQFQAIVNLSTPSKSFRFASFTCCLLNILLQMSLPGQHLTDYTERIYDHITASNWYQLSIDGRKLLHIMLTKSIKPIQLTAGKIYTFNLMNFSSVRYGSFYNTTYNDYTLSNTKNVSNILLGGSYRVFCADSES